In Delphinus delphis chromosome 11, mDelDel1.2, whole genome shotgun sequence, one genomic interval encodes:
- the REP15 gene encoding rab15 effector protein, whose translation MIANGVGAGKTGQKPSQQLALKDGKEVLGICEVVSGAIVRAAQKLKEYLGFEDTLTNLCPAPNTLNEIFLIHFVTFCHEKGIDNWLTTTKMTKHQALLFGADWIWTFWASDKQIRLQLAVQTLQMSSHPPVESEPCDPSNPEPRAEGSFSNRSRFDKLEEFCNLIGEDCLGLFIIFGVPGKPEDLRHTVVLDSIKRETVRGHLPGGTAVARFILETEDCVSIRELLGNCLSQKDRLREVGKVYISIL comes from the exons ATGATAGCCAATGGTG TGGGTGCAGGGAAAACGGGGCAAAAACCATCGCAGCAGTTGGCTCTAAAGGACGGCAAAGAGGTTCTCGGCATCTGTGAGGTGGTCAGTGGAGCTATAGTCCGTGCAGCCCAGAAACTGAAGGAGTATCTTGGATTTGAAGACACGCTGACTAATCTATGCCCAGCTCCAAACACTCTCAATGAGATCTTCTTAATCCACTTCGTCACTTTCTGCCATGAAAAAGGCATTGACAACTGGCTTACTACCACCAAGATGACCAAACACCAAGCCTTACTGTTTGGGGCGGACTGGATTTGGACATTTTGGGCATCCGATAAGCAAATAAGGCTCCAGCTGGCAGTACAGACTCTACAGATGTCTTCTCATCCTCCTGTGGAATCGGAGCCTTGTGACCCCTCCAATCCAGAACCCAGGGCAGAGGGGTCTTTCAGCAATAGAAGTAGGTTTGATAAGCTGGAAGAATTCTGTAACTTGATAGGAGAGGATTGTCTGGGCCTGTTTATCATCTTTGGTGTGCCAGGAAAGCCTGAAGACCTCAGACATACTGTTGTCCTGGACAGTATCAAACGTGAGACAGTGAGGGGCCATCTGCCGGGAGGGACGGCCGTGGCACGATTCATCCTGGAAACTGAAGATTGTGTCTCCATCAGGGAACTGCTTGGAAACTGTCTGAGTCAGAAAGACAGGCTGAGAGAGGTGGGCAAGGTTTATATTAGCATCCTCTGA